A DNA window from Arachis duranensis cultivar V14167 chromosome 3, aradu.V14167.gnm2.J7QH, whole genome shotgun sequence contains the following coding sequences:
- the LOC107480823 gene encoding LOB domain-containing protein 33-like: MKGFGSSCGACKYLRRRCTRDCVFSPYFSYDEASTHFAAVHKVFGASNVSRLLLHLPLHNRSDAAITITYQALARMHDPIYGCVAYIYVLQQQVASLQREIDDILGNNFMMKNSSCLGVENYCGSVHQSPMMNINNGIEYIVQEGTRSQCYKSQLANQFSSDEEIDREYERLLLMDTDHLLYGETDPISLEKFLSEIDQDVFLNHPWFKHNNNNADIIGN, from the exons ATGAAAGGGTTTGGGTCTTCATGTGGAGCATGCAAGTACCTAAGGAGAAGGTGCACAAGAGATTGTGTATTTTCCCCTTACTTCTCCTATGATGAGGCATCAACCCATTTTGCGGCAGTTCATAAGGTGTTTGGTGCTAGCAACGTCTCTAGACTGTTGCTACACCTTCCGTTGCACAACAGAAGTGACGCTGCTATCACCATAACTTACCAAGCTCTCGCTCGCATGCACGATCCTATCTATGGTTGTGTTGCTTATATCTATGTATTGCAGCAACAG GTTGCAAGCTTGCAAAGGGAGATAGATGATATACTAGGAAATAATTTCATGATGAAGAATTCCTCATGTCTTGGTGTTGAGAATTATTGTGGTAGTGTTCATCAATCACCGATGATGAACATCAACAACGGAATAGAGTATATTGTGCAAGAAGGAACAAGGAGTCAATGTTATAAAAGTCAACTAGCTAATCAATTTTCTAGCGATGAAGAAATTGACAGAGAGTATGAAAGATTATTATTGATGGACACAGATCATTTATTATATGGTGAGACAGATCCCATCTCCCTGGAGAAGTTTCTGTCTGAAATTGACCAGGATGTGTTCCTTAATCATCCATGGTTCaagcataataataataatgctgaCATTATTGGAAACTAG
- the LOC107480839 gene encoding LOW QUALITY PROTEIN: cyclin-D3-1 (The sequence of the model RefSeq protein was modified relative to this genomic sequence to represent the inferred CDS: substituted 1 base at 1 genomic stop codon), translated as MIFLILFSIYTYLDRFLLSFHFQREKPWMIQLTSVTCISLVAKVEESQVPLLLDLQVEDAKYVFEAKTIQRMELLILSTLNWKMHPVIPLTFLDHIIRRLGLKTHFHWQFLKRCENLLLSLLLDSRFVGCLPSVLATATMLNVIGXIHHSTEGVEYKSIYFFGLSSFSLPSFYVYFFWSVSLTLLSFSLYILYESDVLVLSLFFC; from the exons atgattttcctaatccttttttctatttatacttaTTTGGATAGGTTCCTCTTGAGCTTCCATTTTCAAAGGGAGAAGCCATGGATGATCCAACTTACCTCTGTCACTTGCATCTCTTTGGTTGCTAAAGTTGAAGAAAGTCAAGTACCTCTTCTCTTGGACCTTCAA GTAGAAGATGCAAAATATGTGTTTGAGGCAAAGACTATTCAGAGAATGGAGCTTCTGATTCTGTCCACCTTGAATTGGAAGATGCACCCTGTGATCCCACTCACATTTTTAGATCACATTATAAGGAGGTTGGGACTCAAAACACATTTTCACTGGCAATTTCTCAAGCGTTGTGAGaatcttcttctctctttgctATTGG ATTCAAGATTCGTTGGTTGTCTTCCTTCTGTATTGGCCACTGCAACAATGCTGAATGTAATAGGCTAGATTCATCACAGCACTGAGGGAGTGGAATACAAAagcatttatttttttggtctgTCTTCCTTCAGTCTTCCTTCTTTCTacgtttattttttttggtctgTCTCTCTcactcttctctctttctctctatatatattatatgaaaGTGATGTTCTTGTTCTTTCCTTATTCTTTTGTTAA